In Candidatus Zixiibacteriota bacterium, a single genomic region encodes these proteins:
- a CDS encoding ABC transporter ATP-binding protein encodes MSIDNGFVVVTEGVTKEYSENGIPVMALRGIDLKIAKSEFTAIVGPSGSGKTTFLNVISGLDSVSDGEVWLGGKLLSVMSGKELSDFRRDNIGFIFQAYNLIPVLTVEENIEYIMLLQGVSKDERHERVMNILREVGLDDYGSRLPSKLSGGQQQRVAIARAMVAKPKLILADEPTANLDSTSANALIDMMRRLNEESGVTFIFSTHDVKIMDKARRLIELKDGLIDTDDVR; translated from the coding sequence ATGAGCATTGACAATGGCTTCGTGGTTGTGACAGAAGGAGTGACTAAAGAGTACTCCGAAAACGGGATACCTGTCATGGCGCTGCGGGGGATCGACCTCAAAATCGCCAAGAGTGAATTCACCGCCATAGTGGGACCTTCAGGATCGGGCAAAACGACATTTCTGAACGTGATCTCCGGCCTCGACAGCGTTAGTGACGGCGAAGTCTGGCTCGGCGGTAAGCTGTTGTCGGTCATGAGCGGCAAAGAGCTCTCCGATTTCCGCAGAGATAATATTGGGTTCATATTTCAGGCTTATAATCTGATTCCGGTACTGACGGTCGAGGAGAATATCGAATATATAATGTTATTGCAGGGTGTGTCCAAAGATGAACGCCACGAGCGTGTGATGAATATTCTCAGAGAGGTCGGGCTGGATGACTATGGCAGCCGCCTGCCGAGCAAGCTATCCGGCGGTCAGCAACAGCGTGTCGCCATCGCGCGAGCGATGGTTGCCAAACCGAAACTGATCCTCGCGGATGAACCGACCGCCAATCTCGACTCGACATCGGCAAATGCGCTGATCGACATGATGCGCAGACTCAATGAAGAAAGCGGAGTCACATTCATCTTCTCGACACATGATGTGAAGATTATGGATAAGGCGCGTCGTTTGATCGAGCTGAAAGATGGATTGATCGATACGGATGATGTTCGATGA
- a CDS encoding outer membrane lipoprotein-sorting protein, whose translation MANLKVLLLIWLLLVPTLWAQQSKNSLTQTELVEIIRRIDALYRSQSSYSEIEMEIVTPNWQRTLSMKAWTEGMKKTLLRITSPKKEMGVATLRIQNEMWNYLPKTNKVMKVPPSMMMSSWMGSDFTNDDLVKEFSLFEDYSYELIEIPDSDTSLMFINSIPREDLPVVWGNVVIAVRKSDHIPVWQKYYDEKGNLMRVLTYSNVRKFGDRIIPSTMEMVPMTKEGNKTVIRYLTVEFDAEIPEEMFTLRSLRTEE comes from the coding sequence ATGGCTAATCTAAAAGTTCTGCTTCTAATCTGGCTACTCCTTGTGCCGACATTATGGGCACAACAATCCAAAAACAGCTTGACTCAGACCGAATTGGTAGAGATAATTCGCAGAATCGACGCGCTCTATCGATCGCAGTCGAGCTACTCGGAAATCGAGATGGAGATTGTGACACCGAACTGGCAGCGAACACTCTCGATGAAAGCCTGGACAGAAGGCATGAAAAAGACACTCCTGAGAATCACCTCCCCAAAGAAGGAGATGGGCGTCGCCACTCTCAGGATCCAGAATGAGATGTGGAATTATCTTCCAAAAACCAACAAAGTCATGAAAGTCCCCCCATCGATGATGATGAGTTCCTGGATGGGATCGGATTTCACCAATGATGATCTCGTCAAGGAGTTCTCGCTTTTCGAAGATTACTCATACGAACTCATCGAAATTCCGGATTCCGATACCAGTCTGATGTTCATAAACAGCATTCCCAGAGAGGATCTACCAGTAGTCTGGGGGAATGTCGTGATAGCCGTCAGAAAAAGTGACCATATTCCGGTATGGCAGAAATACTATGACGAAAAGGGAAATCTCATGCGAGTGCTGACTTATTCCAACGTCAGGAAGTTCGGCGACCGCATAATTCCATCGACAATGGAGATGGTTCCGATGACTAAAGAGGGAAACAAGACTGTTATCCGATATCTGACTGTTGAGTTTGACGCTGAAATCCCGGAAGAGATGTTCACGCTCCGATCTCTTCGCACCGAGGAGTAG
- a CDS encoding ABC transporter permease, producing MKLYLRLAIRNLFRNKRRTFITGTAIGIGLAALIWVDALMIGMEKNLIHSATASFLGDAQIHRDGFRETFEVEKTIGNLDGTLAKLDTEPIVERYTQRVMSFAMITSPANVSAISMVGIDPATEVDLSQIDEAIIEGKYIDGSNLRDILIGAKLAEILEVGLGDRLVMTATEAQTGDLAQEMFRISGIFRFRITDMDKGMVFIDLGKAQDMLGLDHGIHEIAIKFTSSEFGRDKSIPFWSNLSTDENEAFGWADILPQMAAAFELADFSTYLVGLILFGVVALGIINTLFMSLYERMYEFGVMRAVGTRPFAIGRLIVFEAGALAVVSSLIGIILGLAVSIISGQIGIDYTGIEYSGVTFREPLYPVMEVSQYIKFPFWVFVFTTLVSFYPATFAAKLMPAKAMRKSL from the coding sequence ATGAAACTGTACTTGAGGCTTGCAATCAGGAATTTGTTCCGCAACAAGAGGCGTACGTTCATCACCGGCACCGCCATCGGAATCGGACTGGCAGCGCTCATCTGGGTCGACGCCCTGATGATCGGCATGGAGAAAAACCTGATTCATTCGGCGACGGCTTCGTTTCTCGGAGACGCGCAGATTCATCGCGACGGATTCAGAGAGACCTTTGAAGTAGAAAAAACAATCGGCAATCTTGACGGAACACTCGCGAAGCTCGATACAGAACCCATCGTCGAGCGTTACACACAGCGCGTGATGTCCTTCGCGATGATAACTTCGCCGGCTAATGTCAGCGCGATTAGCATGGTCGGCATAGATCCGGCAACCGAAGTAGATCTGTCTCAGATAGACGAGGCCATTATCGAGGGGAAATACATCGACGGATCGAATCTGCGTGATATCTTAATAGGTGCAAAACTCGCAGAGATTCTGGAAGTCGGGCTCGGAGATCGCTTGGTCATGACTGCAACCGAAGCCCAGACAGGTGATCTCGCACAGGAGATGTTCCGTATCTCTGGAATATTCCGATTCCGAATCACCGATATGGACAAAGGGATGGTGTTTATCGACCTGGGCAAGGCACAAGATATGCTCGGACTCGATCATGGGATACACGAGATCGCGATCAAATTTACGAGCAGCGAGTTCGGCAGGGATAAGAGCATACCGTTCTGGAGCAACTTATCCACCGACGAAAACGAGGCGTTCGGCTGGGCGGATATTCTGCCTCAAATGGCAGCTGCATTCGAGTTGGCAGATTTCAGTACTTATCTCGTTGGGCTGATTCTGTTCGGTGTCGTGGCACTCGGGATAATCAATACTCTTTTTATGTCGCTCTACGAGCGCATGTATGAATTCGGTGTGATGCGCGCGGTCGGCACAAGGCCGTTTGCTATCGGACGGCTGATCGTATTCGAAGCGGGAGCTCTCGCGGTAGTCAGCAGCCTCATAGGCATAATCCTGGGGTTGGCGGTGAGTATAATCAGCGGCCAGATCGGAATCGACTATACTGGAATTGAGTATTCCGGCGTCACTTTCCGTGAACCGCTCTACCCTGTAATGGAAGTCAGTCAGTATATTAAGTTCCCATTCTGGGTGTTCGTGTTTACAACGCTGGTCAGCTTCTACCCTGCTACATTTGCGGCAAAGCTGATGCCGGCAAAAGCAATGCGGAAGAGTTTGTGA
- a CDS encoding serine dehydrogenasease has translation MHIELDIGVEMSTIELRTARKMAGGSMSEQFPESSNVAIENLLTEGIRQLEEHIDSDVLGFSGSLVYSVDDFVRDAIERIKDKKETLMFIIETNGGYLLPVERIASILRHHYKTVNFLVPNFAMSAGTVLVMSGDDIYMDYYSVLGPIDPQVDSPGGNMVSAIGYLKEFEKFVGLSNDGKLSSAELAFMLNKFDPGTLYHYDQEKQLATSLIEDWLIRYKFKNWTVTETKNETVTHERKKLTAKNIADRLNSPEMWHSHSRGISKKTLEEVVELRIKDFSADSELNKRTRSYFRLLKDYWMRRRHSLVIHTRHGYDGWGQ, from the coding sequence ATGCATATTGAGCTTGACATTGGTGTCGAAATGAGTACTATTGAACTGAGAACGGCAAGAAAAATGGCGGGTGGAAGCATGTCCGAACAATTCCCTGAAAGTTCTAATGTCGCGATTGAGAATCTCTTGACTGAAGGGATTCGGCAACTGGAAGAACATATAGACTCGGATGTTCTTGGGTTCTCTGGAAGCCTTGTTTATAGTGTTGATGATTTTGTTAGAGATGCTATTGAGCGGATCAAGGACAAGAAAGAGACCTTAATGTTCATTATTGAAACCAACGGTGGTTACTTGCTACCAGTAGAACGCATTGCCAGCATATTACGACATCACTACAAGACAGTTAATTTCTTAGTTCCTAACTTCGCCATGTCCGCGGGAACTGTACTTGTAATGTCTGGTGATGACATATATATGGACTACTATTCTGTGCTTGGCCCCATAGACCCCCAAGTTGATTCTCCAGGCGGCAACATGGTTTCAGCTATCGGCTATCTGAAAGAATTTGAGAAGTTTGTTGGTCTGTCTAATGATGGGAAGCTGTCGTCGGCCGAGCTTGCCTTTATGCTTAACAAGTTTGATCCAGGCACGCTCTACCATTACGATCAAGAAAAACAGTTAGCCACGTCCCTAATAGAGGATTGGCTCATCCGGTATAAGTTTAAGAACTGGACTGTCACTGAGACTAAGAACGAAACAGTAACACACGAGAGAAAGAAACTTACGGCAAAGAATATTGCAGATCGGTTAAACAGCCCAGAAATGTGGCATTCCCACAGTCGCGGAATATCCAAGAAGACCCTCGAAGAGGTTGTTGAACTTAGGATTAAGGATTTTTCGGCAGATTCCGAGCTTAATAAACGAACGCGCTCTTACTTTAGATTGTTGAAGGATTACTGGATGAGGAGAAGACATAGTCTGGT
- a CDS encoding FtsX-like permease family protein, whose amino-acid sequence MMIKIAFRNIFRQKRRTILTVLTMLGGFTLSAVSIGWSDGSYNNIIDLFTRNQLGHIQIHTQGYLDKPTLYKTIHDYDKIENQVLSVPCVQSCAPRVFSAGLASVGDKSAGVKIIGVDPRLENTATRLDKKVIEGKSLSMTPQHEILLGKGLAQVLYAKIGDEVVILSQGADGSIANDLYIATGFIESSDKMSDQISLYLHVSDAQELLVLDGQVHEIAVIGTDLGDIPELALEIRAAINRQDLAVETWKEFANTFYQAMQADQQGMWVMLFVIILVVAVGVLNTVLMTVLERTREYGLLRAVGTSPSQVFRLVLAEVFFMSIIGVIIGSGLSYIANDILSTHGISLGQSFTFGGVEFTTMYGENNARCFYIPALCIVISATLISIFPALKAAHIAPVKAMRTH is encoded by the coding sequence ATGATGATAAAGATCGCCTTCCGCAATATTTTCCGGCAGAAGCGCCGCACGATACTCACGGTATTGACAATGCTCGGGGGATTCACTCTCTCTGCGGTGTCGATCGGGTGGTCTGACGGAAGTTACAACAACATAATCGATCTCTTCACCCGTAATCAGCTCGGTCATATCCAGATTCATACACAGGGGTATTTGGATAAGCCGACGCTTTACAAGACAATACATGACTACGATAAGATAGAGAATCAGGTGTTGAGCGTTCCGTGTGTGCAATCCTGCGCGCCACGCGTCTTCTCAGCAGGGCTCGCATCGGTTGGAGATAAAAGCGCCGGTGTGAAGATCATTGGTGTGGATCCCAGACTGGAAAACACTGCAACCCGTCTTGATAAGAAAGTCATTGAGGGAAAATCTCTTTCCATGACTCCGCAACACGAGATACTTCTTGGTAAAGGGCTGGCGCAAGTCCTTTATGCAAAGATTGGCGACGAGGTCGTGATTCTGTCACAGGGAGCTGATGGTTCAATCGCGAATGATCTGTACATAGCAACTGGTTTCATCGAAAGTAGCGACAAGATGAGTGATCAGATTTCACTCTATCTTCACGTGAGTGATGCTCAGGAACTTCTCGTTCTCGATGGCCAAGTGCACGAAATAGCGGTTATTGGCACCGATCTCGGTGATATCCCGGAATTGGCGCTGGAGATCAGGGCTGCGATAAACAGACAGGACCTAGCTGTCGAAACCTGGAAGGAATTTGCGAACACGTTCTATCAGGCTATGCAGGCTGACCAGCAGGGCATGTGGGTGATGTTGTTTGTCATAATTCTCGTTGTGGCGGTTGGTGTGCTCAACACGGTACTGATGACCGTCCTCGAACGAACAAGAGAATACGGACTGCTGCGGGCGGTCGGGACATCGCCGAGTCAAGTGTTCCGGCTCGTCCTCGCTGAAGTCTTCTTTATGTCGATAATCGGCGTGATAATAGGCAGTGGACTCAGCTACATTGCGAACGACATCCTCTCGACACACGGCATCTCACTCGGGCAGTCATTCACTTTCGGCGGCGTGGAATTCACCACCATGTACGGGGAAAACAATGCTCGCTGTTTCTATATTCCCGCTCTGTGCATTGTGATTTCTGCAACGCTGATATCGATCTTTCCGGCACTTAAGGCTGCCCACATTGCACCGGTGAAGGCTATGCGAACTCATTAG
- a CDS encoding AAC(3) family N-acetyltransferase: MRFVRTLIHSARIWCRKHLPETALDALRALSRCRHSRSKALNRKNSPLLKLGDLAADLRSAGFRAGDVIMVHSSLSSIGRVEGCAATVIASLIELLTDEGTLIMPCYNSAGSFLRNLKHGKMLDLRTSPSATGKITEVFRAYPGVLRSSHPFSSSCAIGKHAEYATNGHEMAPEVCHADSPVGRLVELKGKVVGIGISIAQGLGVAHYMEDTWEGFPFEVHTPKFPVKYINSSGEMVERDVCRFDPGIARTRIDYPEGAWICEKLAYHLARKGILERFKFGDAESWVMQADVLYEELKRLAAKHVTMYLTEDKLTDENRDTESW, from the coding sequence ATGAGATTTGTCAGGACACTCATCCACAGTGCAAGAATCTGGTGCAGGAAACACCTTCCTGAAACAGCATTGGATGCGCTTAGAGCGCTATCGCGATGCCGCCATTCTCGAAGTAAGGCACTCAATCGTAAGAACAGTCCTCTCTTGAAGCTCGGTGATCTCGCCGCCGACCTGAGAAGCGCCGGATTTCGAGCCGGTGATGTCATCATGGTACATTCTTCACTCTCCAGCATAGGAAGGGTGGAAGGATGCGCGGCGACTGTTATCGCAAGCCTTATCGAACTTCTTACAGACGAAGGTACGCTGATCATGCCATGCTACAACTCAGCCGGATCTTTCTTGCGGAACCTGAAGCATGGCAAGATGCTGGATCTTCGAACTTCCCCGTCGGCCACAGGGAAAATCACTGAGGTCTTCCGTGCATACCCGGGGGTGCTGCGCAGCTCACATCCGTTCTCGTCAAGCTGCGCGATCGGAAAGCATGCCGAATACGCGACGAACGGCCACGAAATGGCTCCAGAAGTCTGTCATGCAGACTCTCCGGTCGGTCGATTGGTGGAGTTGAAGGGCAAAGTGGTCGGAATCGGAATCTCGATTGCTCAGGGCCTTGGCGTGGCGCACTACATGGAGGACACATGGGAAGGATTTCCTTTTGAAGTTCACACCCCCAAATTCCCGGTGAAGTACATCAATTCGTCCGGAGAAATGGTCGAACGTGATGTCTGCCGGTTTGATCCGGGGATTGCACGGACACGGATTGATTATCCTGAAGGCGCATGGATATGCGAAAAACTGGCGTATCATCTCGCACGCAAAGGCATTCTCGAACGGTTCAAATTCGGCGATGCAGAATCATGGGTTATGCAAGCAGATGTCCTGTACGAGGAGCTGAAGCGACTCGCTGCGAAGCATGTCACGATGTACCTGACCGAAGACAAACTCACTGACGAGAACAGAGATACAGAAAGTTGGTAG